Proteins encoded by one window of Rutidosis leptorrhynchoides isolate AG116_Rl617_1_P2 chromosome 7, CSIRO_AGI_Rlap_v1, whole genome shotgun sequence:
- the LOC139859205 gene encoding uncharacterized protein has product MHSSFTGFNAWVMLGDFNASLSMEESFTGSSGASISIREFKECVDAIRMVDVNHSGFRFTWNQNPSSDSGILRKLDRVMANDSFIDKFVNAYVIFQAYRISDRCSAVLKIPIGVESKHKSFKFSNYVADDIEFEDTIKEGWNVQVEGHMMFKVVKRMRMLKKPIRKLMWKKGNLHQNVIDMRKNLDEAKKWLDDNPHDSDARHNESEVLRKFNQVVLEEECFLKQKAKVEWLRVDDNNSRYFHKVIRGRIHRTHCTGIQDPESLFTKQIGTDKAADIIRMVSDQEVKSAMFGIGESKSPGPDGYSSVFFKRAWNVIGEDVCIPIRDFFNNGRLLSELNHTLIILIPKSICQLSLEDVVNLNQSAFILGRRITENILLTQEIIKNYHRDKGVRRCAFKVDIQKAYDTVNWNFLKAARKGFGFPHVMIKWIIRCVSSTSFSININGESHGYFKGKRGLQEGDPMSPYLFTLVMEVLFLMMKKRVAHIGDFMFHPKCEQLEIINLCFVDNLFLFCQAYVNSVKVIKDALDEFKNCSGLTPSLPKSTAFFANVPSLLKAHILEVLPFDEGVLPFRYLGVPLVSSRLFYRDCKILVERVKKKVEDWKNKFLSFAGRVQLIIYVLTTMHVYWSSVFILPDAIIKDIKKILREFLWCQGEMKRGKAKVKWDDLCLPKDEGGLGIKRLKYWNIGLMATHVWRILNHKESLWVKWIHSYHLRNKSFWDAPIKPDSSWRFSAYDSVSDIMLDGQWKWHILWYQKYPSLLQIDVPQLLYSDDRIKWKRVDGSLHEFSVANALRLIGFELYGFQNAFLKAIPLTFINDRSNNWSGITNELANGSVSSASVVVSKLMFAATMYFIWQERNIMIFKGKMRSIYRLFEDIFSTVRLKLMSVRFKDSRQVKQRKIAWKLD; this is encoded by the exons ATGCATAGCTCCTTTACTGGTTTCAACGCTTGGGTTATGTTGGGTGACTTTAATGCCTCGCTAAGCATGGAAGAATCATTCACGGGATCTTCAGGAGCCTCTATCTCTATACGAGAATTTAAGGAGTGTGTTGATGCAATTCGTATGGTGGATGTTAATCACTCGGGATTTCGATTTACATGGAACCAAAATCCTTCTTCTGATTCGGGGATTTTGAGAAAGTTGGATAGAGTAATGGCTAACGATTCTTTTATTGACAAATTTGTTAACGCTTATGTGATCTTCCAGGCTTATAGAATTTCAGACCGCTGTTCGGCTGTTCTTAAGATCCCGATCGGTGTAGAATCAAAGCATAAATCTTTCAAATTCAGCAATTATGTTGCAGATGACATCGAATTTGAGGATACAATCAAAGAAGGTTGGAATGTGCAAGTTGAAGGGCATATGATGTTTAAGGTGGTTAAACGAATGCGCATGCTTAAGAAGCCTATTAGAAAACTTATGTGGAAGAAAGGGAACTTGCATCAGAATGTTATAGACATGCGAAAGAATTTGGATGAAGCTAAAAAATGGTTAGATGATAACCCTCATGACTCTGATGCTCGACATAATGAATCGGAAGTGCTTAGAAAGTTCAACCAAGTCGTTTTGGAAGAGGAATGTTTTTTGAAACAAAAGGCTAAAGTTGAGTGGTTACGGGTCGATGATAATAACTCAAGATACTTCCATAAGGTTATTCGCGGGAGAATTCATCGTACTC ATTGTACAGGGATTCAAGACCCGGAGAGCTTGTTTACTAAACAAATTGGTACAGACAAAGCTGCAGATATCATTCGAATGGTGTCTGACCAAGAGGTAAAGTCTGCTATGTTCGGGATTGGGGAGAGTAAATCTCCGGGTCCCGATGGTTACTCTTCGGTGTTTTTCAAAAGAGCTTGGAATGTTATTGGTGAAGATGTATGCATTCCTATTAGAGATTTTTTCAATAACGGAAGATTGCTTTCTGAGTTGAACCACACTTTGATAATCTTGATCCCAAAGTCCATTTGCCAACTAAG CCTGGAAGATGTGGTGAATCTAAACCAATCAGCGTTTATCCTCGGAAGAAGAATCACTGAAAACATTCTTCTTACTCAAGAAATTATAAAGAACTATCATCGTGATAAGGGTGTCAGAAGATGTGCGTTTAAAGTTGATATTCAGAAAGCGTATGACACAGTGAACTGGAACTTTCTTAAAGCAGCTCGAAAAGGTTTCGGGTTCCCTCATGTGATGATTAAATGGATTATAAGATGTGTTTCTTCTACATCTTTTTCTATTAACATTAACGGGGAGAGTCACGGTTATTTTAAAGGTAAAAGAGGGTTACAGGAAGGGGATCCGATGTCTCCCTACTTGTTCACGTTGGTTATGGAGGTCCTTTTTTTGATGATGAAAAAGAGGGTAGCTCATATTGGGGACTTTATGTTTCATCCTAAGTGCGAACAACTTGAGATTATTAATTTGTGCTTTGTTGACAATCTCTTCTTATTTTGTCAAGCATATGTTAATTCGGTTAAAGTTATTAAAGATGCCTTAGATGAGTTCAAGAATTGTTCTGGGTTAACGCCTAGTCTTCCAAAAAGCACTGCTTTTTTCGCCAACGTGCCTAGCTTATTAAAGGCGCATATTCTGGAGGTGTTACCTTTTGATGAAGGTGTTCTTCCGTTTCGATATCTTGGGGTCCCTTTAGTATCTTCCCGGTTATTCTATCGCGACTGCAAGATCTTGGTGGAGAGAGTAAAGAAAAAGGTAGAAGATTGGAAAAACAAATTTCTATCATTTGCTGGGCGTGTTCAGTTAATTATATATGTTTTAACGACAATGCACGTTTATTGGTCTTCGGTGTTCATTTTACCAGATGCTATCATTAAAGATATCAAAAAGATTTTACGGGAATTTTTATGGTGTCAAGGTGAAATGAAACGGGGTAAGGCGAAAGTAAAATGGGATGACTTATGTCTTCCTAAGGATGAAGGTGGTTTGGGTATCAAACGTCTTAAATATTGGAATATTGGGCTCATGGCTACTCATGTCTGGCGAATTTTGAATCATAAGGAGTCGTTGTGGGTGAAGTGGATTCATTCATACCACTTACGCAATAAGTCGTTTTGGGATGCCCCAATAAAGCCAGATTCTAGTTGGA GGTTTAGTGCTTATGATTCTGTTAGTGACATAATGTTGGATGGTCAATGGAAGTGGCACATCTTATGGTATCAAAAATATCCAAGTCTGCTGCAAATTGATGTGCCTCAACTTTTATATTCTGATGATAGAATTAAATGGAAAAGAGTTGATGGTTCTCTTCATGAGTTTTCAGTGGCAAATGCATTAAGGTTAATTGGTTTCGAGTTGTATGGTTTTCAAAATGCATTCCTC AAGGCTATCCCTTTGACATTCATTAATGACCGGAGTAACAATTGGTCGGGTATTACAAATGAGTTAGCTAATGGATCAGTCTCGAGTGCTTCTGTGGTGGTCTCGAAACTTATGTTTGCTGCTACCATGTACTTTATTTGGCAAGAACGTAATATCATGATCTTTAAAGGGAAAATGCGATCGATATACAGGTTATTTGAAGATATCTTTTCTACTGTTCGGTTGAAGCTTATGTCGGTGAGATTCAAGGATTCTCGGCAAGTGAAGCAGCGGAAGATTGCTTGGAAGTTGGATTAA